In Malaclemys terrapin pileata isolate rMalTer1 chromosome 10, rMalTer1.hap1, whole genome shotgun sequence, the DNA window ctgcagcaagggaaattcacTTTCTCCCACGGGAAGACTGAAGGGGGCAGGAAGCTACCTCTGCTGCCTGAGAATCCTGGGGGTAGTGCCAATTTCCTCCTATTAGAACTCAGATCTCAGTCCTGGCCagatcctctccttcctcccctctactGCAGCTGGGGTCCTCAGAGCCATCCTCATCACCTCACAattaacccttctctctctcagtaCGCACCCTGCCTTGAGCAGACTATCCTGGTGTCTATTAAGGAATTGCTTGCTGTGGACCCACCATGCCTACGGTCAGTGATTTGGTCACACAACACGTGCACCGAGAATTAGCTTCAGAGTTTCTAACTCCAGTGCCTGGCCAACAATCCTACAGAGCGTGGGTGGTGGGTGGGGCTTCCCTTTCCCTGCAGAACACTAGCTCTTTTATTCAACTTTTGAAAAAATGCCAGACGGACCTTGACCAGCATAAGCCATCTGGGCCTATCCCCCTCCCATGCTTATGTTGGAGCCAGTGCAGCATTCTAACCTGTGCTTCTCTGAGCAGATGCCTGCCTCTTCCTATCTGCAGCAGGAGCTTCGTTCATGGGAGACCCTTGACTTGCGGATGCTTTCCTTCTGGACCTGGCGTTTGGCTTTCTTGCTTCATTTGCCTTGGCGTTCTCGGCTCCTTGGACGAGCtctttccccttcttcctgcTAGATCGCTTTGCTACCTTCTCTTGGCCGCTGCTACCCTTCGAACGTCTCTTCGGCACCGGCTTTGTGGCCTAGGCAGATGATTGAAACATGCGCTCTCAGTCACGGGGAAGCGACTTTAGCTTCCTCTGTCTGTTTGGGGATCTCACTAGAAAGTTCAGGGGAACCGGGAGCAAAGGCTGTTGTGGGAAGTGCTGTAGCTGTTCTGGGATCAACCTTCAGATGCACAGTTTGAACCATCTGTTCGATGGAGTTTACTCCACACACATCAGCTGGGAGCAAACTGGGGCAAGTTTTAAAACTTAACCTGCCTAAAGTCAGGCACCAAATGTGAAAATTTGGccttgtttttcctaaagttttcCACCTCAGGAATGCACATCACCAGCTGTTCACACAGCCACTACTAACCCTTACAATAAACGCTGAGAGAACATTTGGTGCTGTGCAAGGCAAAGCCAGAGCTCACATCAttggctttggagcagggaccatcggCTACTCTGTCTGTACCGCACCTAGTGCGGTGGGGTTCTTGGCTGGCCCTTAGAAAGAATCATATTTATTCTGATAGTGCCTATGTTACACAGACAAACAGACACCGGTATTTGACAGTCTGACAATCAGAGATGCGGATTTGCACAGTTTAACAACAAAGGGGACTAGATTAGCTGTTTCACTATTAACCCAAACAAGGGCAGTAGTACCAGTAACATATGCCACAGCCTCGGGTCAATAATAGCTGTATTTTGATTAAACGTTTTGCAGGAACTTAAGCAGTTAAAAAAAGCTGCATTTGTACCCACCCTTAAGATGCTTCCTTTCGCCAAGTTGCACAACTTCCGTTGTTCCAAAGACACCCCTTGGTCAGCATGACCCTGTTAGCGATTTGTCTCTTATTCAAGTAACAGACATTTGCAGTACATTGCTCACCTTCAAAAGTGAGATTAAATAATGTCTGGACAATAGCAGTGTGTTTCTTTAACCCCATCCCTGAGGCCAGTGGATAAGAGTTAGAACTGCTGAACCAACAGagactactaaaaaataaagtaaCCTGTTATTCTTATACTGTGTTCGTGTCATCCTGAGATGAGCTTAATGAGAGCGTGGGGTTGAGATCCCAGCTATCAGAATATCTCTGGGATGCTAAGCCTCTCTACAGAGATGTGTGTACAAACATGCACACACGCGCCTAGTGTCAGGATACACACCAGTAAAGTGTCCATGACTTAGGGGGCTAGTTGAGAGGTGGTATTATCTAGGGTAGTGTTTAGAGGACAAGAGTGCAAGGTTGGGGTCTATTAGTTCTAGTCCCGATTCACCAAATCCTAATGGCAACACATTGGTCTCTCTCTGTTCTAGTTTTCTCATCTGGGAATAATGAGGGGGCTGAGATGGTGTTTAACTTCTTCCATACAAAGATCCAATGAAATGCACAATGGGGCAGCAGGAGAATGACTCTGGGAGTAGAGGGGCCCCCATAAAAACTGAGATACAGGAGATGTCTAGACAAAGGCTCTGTACCTTTGGACTTGGAGGCTCAGGGTCAGCATTCACCTGCGAACGCCTCTTGCGGGACTTTTCTCCTGCAGGAGAGAATGTTAAGATGACAGTTTAACTCTGGAGGTGAGAAAGAGGCCTGACTGCAGCTGAGTCAGAGGTCTAATCCCCAGCTCTCTTTCCCTCTGGGAAGCCATCCAAGGAAGAAAGCTCCCCCAGGTGGTCTGAAAGCTTGGAGATGGTTCTGAGAGAGGTTGGACACAGCTGGCCTGGTTTTGGGGACATCTTGTCTGGACTATACATGACCTGAGTGTACTGAGGGTGCTCAGAGTGGGCTGGTGTTCATAGCTCTCCCTCCACAGACCAGGTATAGCACAGAGAGGACAGTGCTAGCTTCCCCAGGTTCACGTGCAAGGACACTTGTAGGGTACACAGGCCACTTGATACTGGGCTGCCAACAATAATGGGACCCTTGGAGACTCACTATCTCCTTTCACCCGGGCTGCTGAACGGTCACCCGGGATAATGATGCGTAACCACTACTGGATTCAGGGCAGTGAGCTAGAGTTTGAGAAGAGCATCGCTTGTTTCCTTAACCTTAATAATTCCACAGCAAGCGACAGATCTCCCTGCCTCGCCCAACCCAACCAGAAGCAAGAGAACCCTGCAAAGCATGGAAGAGTAAAGCTGATGTTCACCTTTCGGGGCCATAGGTCCAGGCTCCCCCTGCAAAGGAAGAAAAAGCTTTTAGACAGTGCCCTAGCCCAAAGCAAAGGGCAGTTCAAACCCCCATCAGGCATCAAAGGTTTCAGCAATGCTGCCAGACCCTGCAGCAGGGGGACCCGTAAATTAGCCAGAGCAACAGGTAGTGACAGAACGGCGTCTTGGAGCAGCAGTAGCTCACTCAAAGTAGTGTAAAAGCCCAAATGTTGGCACCCTAGACTTGGTGTTTGTCTCATCCAtttctttccaccccctcctctaAGTTGCCCAGGTGAGCAGGACAGGATTTCTTGAGCACATCCGGTCTCCTTGCTGGTGAGCAGGAGAGATCTCTGAGTCTCTACGTTTAAGGATAAGGCCTTTTCTTGTAGCCATATGGTAAGGcctaaggcctttgtctgcagccatattgAGAGCAGCAGCCATTAGCTAAGAAacaggaagtcacatcctcactttccatctaaattacattaaaacaatgtagcATCTGGCTGTTCAGAAGGAGAGCCTGTCCTAATAGCACCCACTAGCACCAGATAAAGAAACGGATCTTAAGATggctaaagaaaacttagtttgacagcattccgtctggcaagaaatcacttaataattgtggttgtgaaatccttacttctttattgttttgtctttattgtccccacttccctattatTTGTCTGTATTATctttgtctggttctttgattgtttctgtcttacataattaattttgctaggtgtaaattaattaaggtagggggtatgattggttagagaattttgttacaatatgttaggattggttactaaaattttagtaaaatgattggttatggTATAGCttagcaggactcaagtttcactatataaactggggtccaaaaggaagttcttgggaaccaactccaggacacagcctcaggatcagagctgccagacctcaacacacCGCCAATCACaccgtgcagaaactggagtcccccagataACCTGATCCTGACTGACCAGCAGGGaaagttcatctgtcttattgggagtggtgagcattgtatgtgtagcatgtgcattctgttttggtgactgttaataaatagagcaggggtcggcaacctttcagaagtgatgtgctgagtcttcatttattcactcgaatttaaggttttgcgtgaccgtaatatattttaacagttttagaaggtctctttctataagtctataatatataactgaactagtgttgtatgtaaagtaaataaggtttttaaaatgcttaagaagcttcatttaaaattaaattaaaatgcagaaccccccagagcggtggccaggacccgggcagtgtgagtgccgccgaaaatcagctcgcgtgctgccttcggcacctgtgccataggttgcctacccctgaaatagaggttaaggatattactgtgtaaggctctttcactggtaaaagaccctgTAAACCCTCAAAAAGATTAGGCCCGGAGTCCAGAGGGACTGGGTGTTTGCTCTGAGCCTGGAGGAGTAGAGCCTGGAGCCCACAGAGGGGTTAAGTTAGAGTGCCTAAATTAAGAGCGTTACACCTGAGCCGTAGGAACTAGGTAGAGGTGGGTGCTCTAGAGTGTGCAAGTGACAGAGAATTTTGTGCGGGTAACAAAGGGACAGACTTTGTTCTAGGCTTAGCTAATGTTTCCTGATGATGCAGAGCGCTctctcctgtgggcctggggctattagattttgtggggctatgggagtttggagtggggaatgggctcagggctggagcaggggattagggtgcagggtgTAGGCTCTGGCCGGCGGCACAACAGGGCAAAGGCAGgattcctgcctgccctggctccacgcttttctgctcccagaggtggctgacatgtccagcccctaggcagaggggccaggctgcTCTGCGCGGTGCACACTGCCCgtgcctgcaggtgctgcccccgcagctcccattggccacagtacccaaccaatgggagctgcagagctggtgcacaGAGATTCCCTGAACACCCCCACCTAGGGGCCTCAGGGGCACATTGGCTAGCTGGCGCTcgcagctccagggtggggcgCCGAGGCTAGGGAACAGGTGTCCAGCCTGCGGCACTGAGACTTGCCGGCTAGGGGACAGGTGTCCGGCCTGCGGTGCTGAGACTTGCCGTGAGCCGGATTAAAAGAAGCAGTGGGCCACACCTGGCCCGCAGAGCCCCCCTTAGCCCGAGGCCATGGGCTGCAGCCCCAAAAGCCCCTGCATTAGTCCAGCCCTGGGGTAGGTGTCCTGCCGGTCTCCTCTTGCAGCAGGGTCAAGCCCCACGGTAGGGACAGCAATCATGAGCCAAGCCCCGCCAAATGCAAGACCACCGCGGTTCATACCTGAAACCAGATGGTCCTGCCATTGCCATCACGCAGCGACCTCATGCCAGGGACACAATAACACTGCAGCCACTCCTCAAAGGCCGCAGCATCATCAGAGGGCTCCAGGCTGTAACCCTTCCCCCCTGGTGTGACACAAAAATGAGCATCAGGGAAAACTCTCAGCTACAGGGTTCCCCCTGCAACTCCAGAGGTGAGGGGCTGATCAGCTGTGGGCTTTGCTCTATGCTACAGTGACCCCTGCTGGGGGCAGCAGCAATGCTCAGCTACAGCTTTCTGAACCCTTCCAGGGGCTCCCTCTCACGTACCCCATGTGAGATGGCCTGGAGATGGATTTGCACCTCTCCAGCCTGCACACACGCAGTTTGAAAGCATTCAGCTCTCTGAAGCTTGGTGTTTTTAAGGGAGTGCCTCTATTTCCACACCAGTTGGAGACATCGACTGCTCTGATAagccaagaggtcgatttctctTGTATCCGGGCTCACTCGTCTTTCCTTTGCATCTCCCCCAATGTCTGCAGCTGTCTGGCTCGCTCACCACAGTCAGAGTGCAATGCACTTAGCTCTGGCGGGGCGGAGGGGTCTGTCTGCTGAAATCCTCAGGGGAAGTCTGGGCAAAACCTACAGCAGGCTGAAGCAGAGGCAGACCCAAAAAGGATGCAAGAGAGGGAAAATAATGGATGGGCCATGGGGCCTCTCCTCGCTTAGTCCCAGAGACTGAGTCAGGGACACatcccagctgggacagggagtgaAGTCTGTCCTGTGCAATCAACTGTTGTGTCGGGAACACTGAGCAGGGGGACAGTACATGCACCTGCTCTCTGCTCTTCAGCGAACAGGGCCACCATGGATCTCTCCTATTATTGACTTtacagtcagaagggaccatcaggaccatctagtctgacctcctgcacattgcaggccacagaacctcacccacccactcctgtaccagctgagttactgacgtcctcaaatcaggatataaagatttcaagttacagagaatccaccactgacactagtttaaacctggaaGCGaaccatgccccacactgcacaggaaggcaaaaaatccccaGGATCTTGGACAATCtaacctgggagaaaattccttcctgacctcaaatatGGTGAACAATTAGAGCCTAAGCaagtgggcaagacccagcaggcagacccctgggaaagaattctctgtagtaacgcagagccctccccatcgaGTGCCCTGTCTCTGGCTGccggggatttttgctactggcctATGACAATAGCTACCCATTGAAATCCAAACAATTTCAGCGTGATGGAAGTAGCTTTGCAGGGGCCACTGGCGTGCCCCAGGCAGCACAAAGGGCACATCTGGTGTCATCCTGCCGCTCACGCAAAGGCCCAGCCTCCTCCCACTGGCATTAAATGCCCAGCCCGAGCGTTTTCATACAGCGCCCCTGGTTCCTGCTACTCCCACCCCAAGCCACCGCAGCAGGGCTctgtcccacccctcccccgtcGCTGAGTgtctgcccagctggaggcagcaggGATCCAATCCCAACTTCAACATCTCATTGCACCTCCTCCTGCTGGTGCGGCTGAGTCACCCCCACCCACAGGCTCCATGGCCCGTTGCAAGGCAGGAACCCGGGGCTGTGCTCCCTGAGCTGCCTCCTTACCCATGTGAATGACCTCCATGGGCACCGCATGGCAGAGCTCCAGCAGGTCTGGATTCTCCCGCTTTAACTTCACTTTCTTGCTCAAGGTCAGGTCCGGACTCTGCTGGGTTTGAGAGGAGGAGATTCAAACAGGCAGCCCAATCACAGCCCAAGCCAACCCTCTCCTATGCAACCCTTCCCCAGCcatccagcccttcctcctcccagcaAGGGTAGGCCCAACCCTGCAATCAGCAGGTGCAGACATACCTGAGCCAGCTTGCCAATAGCCACCAGCATACACACCCCGCGTCCCAGGCAGGCTTGTATTCGGGTGGCTGGCCCGGGCACCACAGCCTCTCTGCTAGTTTTAGCGAGCCAGCGGAATCAAAGGGAGCTTGGCTATGTCGACATGGGCTGCACTTACACCTCTGACTGCGGTGCAGACCCTACTCCAAGCCCCTTTGTAGCTGCTGGTCCCACTCCAAAAACAACCAGCCTAGTCCCCTCCCAGCTGTTCAGCCCTTCCTATAAGGCAACTCCTCCACGGCTGCCAAGCcatcctgctccccccccacatTTCCCTTACCAGAGGCCTAAACCTGCCCTGACATGTGCTCCGACCAACCCagcttcctctccctccaggTGCTAAATGCTCCCTGTTTCCAGATgccaggccaaattcagccctggcataagCAGGGCTAACTCCATAGACTTTGATGCAGTTGCCCCTGCTGAGTGGGAATCTGACCTGCCTCTGTAAAGTACCCGCTTGTATACATCAGTCACTTTACCACTCCacacagggctgaatttagccTGGCAGCATCTGAAGACTAAAGATCTCTTACGGCTGGGACGCATCACTGACTGCGCCGCAGGTGTTTGTAACTTAACTGCTGCTACAgagacaggctgggggaggggaggggagggagaaaggccGGTCAGACAAAAACGGTATTTGGGTTTTTCTTTAAATAGCTACTTCCCCTCCAGAAGCCACACAGCACTAGACCAGAATAGTCAGATTTGGAGCCTAAACTACTGTGGTCCTCTTAGTTGTGGGTTATTTTCACAGCGAACTAGgatctttggcccagatccccaaaaggTATTTAAACTCCTAACttcccttgaaatcagtggaagttcggtgcctaaatagctttgagtATATTTGAGATTGGTAGGGGGAGGGAATGGCAAGTGACCAAAATATGCAAGTGGCTACTGTACAAGGCAGAGTGCAGTCCCCCTCAGCAAAGGAGAACGTATACACAACGCAGGAGCCATAGACGTATATGCCATGATAGGCAGCATTGGTCCATCTGGCTCAAGATTTGCAAACAAGTTTTACATGCAGCACTTTTGCAGAGCAACTCCTAGGAGTTAAAGGAACTGGAGGATAAGCAGACATTTACGTAGCATTTGTCCTCCCAAAGGACCCCACCATGCTTTATAAACTTACCATACACGTGCTGTATAACACACGAGGAAGCGAGCGATTCCTTCATGGAGGAGCCAAATGCAATCACTGAACTGTTAAAGAGCCCACAGCAAGTCTGAGCACGGGGAGGGAAGAATTCCGTCTCCTGCTCAAGCTGCGTGGCTAATTGAGGAGCCAGAATGCagtcagcagagctgggatttggCGAGTTCTGGTGCTAACATCCCTGCTTGGACAAGGTGCCAGAGGAGCTTTAACAACCACATGGGAACCGGCCCTGTCTCAGAGCTCTCCAGAAAACCACCCCTCCAAACCCCATGCTGGGGCATTGCCTGCTCCAGGCCTGACTCAGAGCCAGCTACTAAATGGGCAGCGCTATTGTCTGCACAAATCACCTATCCAAGCCATGCACATAATGATATGGCTGAGCGGGACGATCTGACAGACTCCAGGCCATGGCAGCGTGGCCGCACCTCATGGGGAGGTAAAGGCTGAAGAATTAAACTGAGAATCCCCCGTAAGAAGGGATTTTGTGAGACACAGAACAGGCCCTGAAGTCAGAGTGTCTGGCCTCCTGATTCATGGTGAGGATCCACCTCCAAGACAGCAGCCACTTCTAACAAGAAGAAAGAGCAACAGGACCCGAACCAGAAGCGGTGGAAGTTCTAAGGTTAAAGCTACAACTCGTAACTGGGGCTGCAGATCCTCAGGCGCTACAGGGCGAGCACTGAACCCCGAGTTCTATGTGATGAGCTGGAACATTTCTGTGCATGTGCGTGAGCCTTCTCCACCCTCCTCACCTGCTTCCGATGCTGAAGAGCCTCTAGCACCGTCCGAGCCTTCTCAAAGGGAGGGATCTTTAACCTAGGAGAGTCCATCTGTTATGTGAGGACCCCAACACAAATGCCAGCCAATGCAAATGGAGTCCCGGcctaagggaggggagggagatagCTGACGCAGTGGGTGGAAGCATTGGCTTTTCACCTCTGAAGAGCTGGATGTAATCTACACAGTAAAACATTGGTGCATTCAGACTATGGCACGTGAGCAGGGTGTAATTCAGCTCCCCAGGCAAGGTCCCAAACTGAAAGTGTCATCGCAGGCCAAATCGGAGATGCCCAGCATATACAGGGCACTCAGGAAACAAAATAAAGGTCAGGGCTGTGTAGGTAGCGAGTGTAGTGCAGGAACTGCAAAGTGCTCAAagctgaggtgcactggcagtgCTGTCTGTAGGTGCTTAGCGCTGGAATGGATATGGGCCGGCTGCATTTCAGCAAGGGAAATGGGTGGCCTCTCAACAGTTTGGACCCTTACATGGTGCTGGTCTCGTAGCTACAGGGATGGGAATCACAAGGTCTGGCTGTCTACTATGTAAAAGGGACCCGATACATACATGcttcctaatgtatttatcctcccaacccCTAAGGCAGTGCTAATATCTCCATTGTATGGatagggaagctgaggcacagagaggctatggGCTTGTCTCCATAGGGAATTCAGACCAGTTAACTGAAGCTGTGAAATTAAGGCACATCAGTGAATGTGCATCATAAACCCTCATTTGGAGAGgctcattcagaagtaaagtggcctCAGTTTGCTGTAGCTGAATCCTCCTCGGGGGGTTAATGCACTCGAAGTCCCGCACATTAACTTCACAGCTTTAGTTATTTCATCTGAACTTTCCTCAGCGTCCCTGTGTAAACAAGGCCTGGCTTGAGCCTGGGATGGAATAGGATATTGGACCCACATCTCCATCGGGCCAGGCCTCCTCCTCTCCGCTCTTCACCCTGCTCACCTGTAGAGAATCTCGGCTCGGAGGTAGTTGCCAATCCCATTGAAAAACTTCTGATTTAACAGGGCTTCGCAGATGGGCTTGTTGAAAGCCTTGTCAGACAGGTTCCTCAGCACGTTCTCCCTGGAAGACAGCAGGGCCGGTCAGctagggaggaggggctggggaaacGACCACCTCACTCAGCCTGTGATGTGCTTCCAACACAGTAACCAACATGGGAGGTGGGGTTGTTCTCCAGTGGGGTTTTCTGCTGCAGAAGGGTCTGCCTCCAGACACAAGCGGGAGAAGTGAAACTAAAAATGATGGAGGTTATGGTCTAGCGGGCACAAGTGAAACCTTGGGGGATGCTTCTTATAGCAAGACTGTAAATATAGATGCAGACAGTCtgtgcaggagagagga includes these proteins:
- the NEIL1 gene encoding endonuclease 8-like 1 isoform X1 codes for the protein MPEGPELHLASCYINTVCAGLIFSGKVEKSEVSKNPEVLFESDAYLISATSRGKEIKLTLTPLKEEKNLLPGRGRDREGLSQNGLQQPMDLVFRFGMSGSFKLASGAELPKHAHLRFYTKESPHRVLCFVDIRRFGRWEVHGTWQLDRGPCVMLEYEKFRENVLRNLSDKAFNKPICEALLNQKFFNGIGNYLRAEILYRLKIPPFEKARTVLEALQHRKQQSPDLTLSKKVKLKRENPDLLELCHAVPMEVIHMGGKGYSLEPSDDAAAFEEWLQCYCVPGMRSLRDGNGRTIWFQGEPGPMAPKGEKSRKRRSQVNADPEPPSPKATKPVPKRRSKGSSGQEKVAKRSSRKKGKELVQGAENAKANEARKPNARSRRKASASQGSPMNEAPAADRKRQASAQRSTGAATAAPRSRRVKAE
- the NEIL1 gene encoding endonuclease 8-like 1 isoform X2, whose product is MPEGPELHLASCYINTVCAGLIFSGKVEKSEVSKNPEVLFESDAYLISATSRGKEIKLTLTPLKEEKNLLPGRGRDREGLSQNGLQQPMDLVFRFGMSGSFKLASGAELPKHAHLRFYTKESPHRVLCFVDIRRFGRWEVHGTWQLDRGPCVMLEYEKFRENVLRNLSDKAFNKPICEALLNQKFFNGIGNYLRAEILYRLKIPPFEKARTVLEALQHRKQSPDLTLSKKVKLKRENPDLLELCHAVPMEVIHMGGKGYSLEPSDDAAAFEEWLQCYCVPGMRSLRDGNGRTIWFQGEPGPMAPKGEKSRKRRSQVNADPEPPSPKATKPVPKRRSKGSSGQEKVAKRSSRKKGKELVQGAENAKANEARKPNARSRRKASASQGSPMNEAPAADRKRQASAQRSTGAATAAPRSRRVKAE